One Salvelinus namaycush isolate Seneca chromosome 4, SaNama_1.0, whole genome shotgun sequence genomic window carries:
- the LOC120045848 gene encoding homeobox protein vent1-like — protein sequence MLTHSKPHVPCMVQPRPPTSYNKVYLQPKPKITRFEFTNSTEKPTNLESRLSSPLHPSSCSSPNLSENSEYSSGYDSEAASSECPSVEEGSEEDRDGAQRRVRTRFTPSQIEKMEKIFNKHKYPDAGNRVKMALMLNLSETQVRTSFQNRRMKQKREVQDLRAEYFAPVQSPRIFQPISPFQYHGFGGQHLSYTAANHAMYLHMVQQFPQQQMVSYQHPHPMMSNTHFY from the exons ATGCTAACCCACTCCAAACCCCATGTCCCATGCATGGTCCAGCCTCGACCGCCAACCTCTTATAACAAGGTCTACCTCCAGCCAAAGCCAAAGATCACAAGGTTTGAATTCACGAATTCCACTGAAAAACCCACAAATCTGGAATCCAGATTGAGCTCACCTCTGCATCCGTCGAGCTGCTCTTCCCCAAATC TTTCAGAAAACAGTGAGTACTCCTCGGGGTATGATAGTGAGGCTGCCTCCTCGGAATGCCCCTCGGTGGAAGAGGGGAGCGAGGAAGATAGAGACGGAGCCCAACGACGTGTACGTACTAGGTTCACACCGTCGCAGATTGAAAAGATGGAGAAGATATTCAACAAGCACAAATATCCAGATGCTGGAAATAGAGTCAAAATGGCACTGATGTTAAACCTCTCTGAAACTCAG GTGAGAACTTCGTTTCAGAACAGGAGGATGAAACAGAAACGGGAAGTCCAAGACTTGCGCGCTGAGTACTTCGCTCCCGTCCAGTCTCCGAGGATATTCCAGCCCATAAGCCCATTTCAGTACCACGGCTTCGGGGGACAGCACCTATCATACACCGCTGCCAACCACGCGATGTACCTGCACATGGTGCAACAGTTCCCCCAGCAACAGATGGTTTCTTATCAGCACCCCCACCCAATGATGTCCAACACACATTTCTACTAA